Genomic DNA from Pungitius pungitius chromosome 12, fPunPun2.1, whole genome shotgun sequence:
caATAAAGATTTTTCAAACGAATTCCTCATTGGCTTAAAATGCTGTGACGGCATCGTGGAGAAGCCAATCACATCGCTCGCGGCACCGCGGATATTTGAAAACAGAAATGGCTGAAGCTCAAGCGTAAGTCTTAAACATTTACATGCCATTTAATGTTGTGATTTATAATGAAACGTTTAACGAGGCTTCGCTTTAAAATAGTATTAAAGGTTCGTGAGTTATTTTGAtcacacaaaatgtaaaattgtaTAATTAACGGCAGCGTCACCAAGCTAGCtgaagctaacggctaacgttagttaacgaTTGGGACGTACAGTACAGTAAGGCTCTGGCATGGTTCTGCAGCTGCGGCTTTTCGCGCAGTTGCATCGATGGACTTCATGGTCCTAAAAGACTTGCGCGTATTACAAAGCAACTCACCGCCAGAACAATAGGTGGAGTAACGGTTTTGTCGAATACGACCTAGATAATGACgtcgtttgtttgtttatttacccggtctatataaaaacataaaaagtagAGACTTGTTTCCCCCCCGCATCGCCACCGCTGCTTCTCGTGACCGTATGTTGTACTGTGGCTGTCAGAGAATATTCTATATTCGGATATATATTCGCATTCTTGTAAAAACAGATATtcgaatacaaaaaaaacacacacatcatcaccagctggtgctgctgtactgactttatattCCATGAATAAAACAGATGAGCTTTGATTATTGGCCGTTTCAGTTCACGTTAACCACAGCTCGCTCACAGCGTTCCATGTCGGTAACTCTGTAAACTTTAATTCATGCTCAGTATGGTTTCAGtcactgaatgaagcctgcCATATTTGGGACAAGAATCGCGACCTTAAATTACACAAAAGTCTTGATCGGCACTCAGCTTTTGTTCATTGATGTCGTTCATTTAAACCGCTGAGAGGCCCAGGTCTGTGGCCTTTAGTTCATTTACTTATCTTTGTGTAACTAATGTGTTGTTGAATATGTTTCAACTTAAAAGAAAGTACCTATACCAGTAGGTATGTCTCATATGCATTAGTCCTGTTATTGACATGCCTAATGTGCaaccagatattcaaatatattcaaacaagtgtttttttaaagcaaatattcaaacatcaTTTTTGAGTAATTTTGGAAGCTCTGCTTTGTTAAACCCCTCAACTGGCTGACGTTTgtggagatctccctccatgagcTGGAGGCCATCCGCGCGTCCTTATAGGCCACCAATGACGGCTTGTATCAGTCGTCATATTCACGGATTTCATtgacaaaagctcttcaatctgATTAATTCTCTCTTCAAAAATCTTCCTTTTAATAATGGCAGAATTATGCTACGAAACTGTAGCTTTTGGCACAAGTCTAGAACAattaacactgtgtgtgtgtgtgtgtgtgtgtgtgtgtgtgtgtctctgaaaaTGCAGAAGCATAAACCAGGCTTAACTTCCTCTGCGTTACAGTATGAGCACCTTTGATCTGTTTGCAGGGTTCTGCGGCGCTGTGACCCGGCTCTGCTTGGTTCCCTCAGAGACTCAGAGCCGTGTGTCTCTGAAGCGGCCGGCATGGTTCCCTACCTCACGGTACTTGTACAGTCAAGTACTACTACAAGTACTCGTTGTGATGAGTTCATCTTATCAATACTTAAACGTCTTCATTGATCACTGCTGTGCTTCAGGACAGAAGACAAGTCCAGAAGGTTCTCGGCCGTCAGCTCTTCGTAGTGGACTCGATGATGTCACTGCTGGAGGGTCTGCAGTCTGCCCAGAACCTGGTGACTCAGCCCTGCCCCACCCAACCTGGTACGAAGAGAACACACAGAGTGCATACAGAGTACACACATAGTATGGACATTgtttggacgtgtgtgtgtgtgtgtgtgtcaggaggcGTGGCTcgcagcaggtggaggtgtcTGAGGGCAGACAGCAGGTCTGtgacggaggagacggagacgtTGCTACGGACTCTGCAGgacaaaatacaacaaatacacagcagaagacacacactcacacagttgaTCCAACATCTGCACAACAAggtacactcacacactcctCCACTTTACTCTCGTGTCCTACTCTTTGTTCCTCACCTTGTCCTCTAGTCTCTTGTCTCCTCTGATATCCTCGTCTCACCGTCTCTAGTCGTATACAATGATACGTGCACCCGTTGTCAGCTTTTTCACCCCTTATGAGTTTGCAAGTATGAAAccgaggggaaacactgctgtcCTCGCCTCCTCTAGTCATatccttgtttcctctccttgtCTCAAACCTTGTCACCTTAGTTTTATCCTCTTCTCTGCTTGTGTCCTTCAGAAGGAGCAGTATGAACAGCTGGATGAGTCTCTGCTGAAGGCCTACAATGCacagcagtcatgtgaccatcagCTCTCCCAGCTGAGGCCTGAGTTAGCAGTGGCGCTCGGTCAGGTGACCAGCTGGCAGCGAATCAGAGACGAGTGAGTGTTGTCCGGTCACGCGCTTATTGTTTGGTCGTTCTAATTGGTCACTAACTTTTTGTGACATGTCAGGCTCCAGGGGTATGTCTCTGCCGTACAGGACGTCATGCAGATCAACCTGCTGtccttcaaccaatcagagctctgTCTGGAACTCAGGCCACGCCCCTTTCCAGACATAGTGTCCAATGAGCCGGAGACACTGAAGCTTTCAATCACCTGGAGTCACAACGACCGCTTCACAATGCAGGTAACCTCCCCATCTACTCACCCTCCTGTCTGCTGATTGGTTGGACCTTCTAAAGGCTGCAGTGTCTCTTCTAGGTGACGGAGGGCCCTGCTGGTCTGGTGGAGGAGGGCCTGTGGTGCCGTCGGTCTGAACTGAGCTCCACCTTGCTGGAGGTGATGCAGCGTTACCTCACTCAGTTCCATCTGCTGTCTGAGATCCAGAGACTGAGATCCAGGTAAACCCCTCCTTTCTGTTCAAAGATCCCTGTCCCTCAGATCAATAATGAAATGGTTAGTGGGTGGGGCTGAGgagcctgacctctgacctctgtgcgTCCCTTCAGCTTTGCCATCGACTGGCATCCCGCTCAGCGGCTGCTGGTCTACTTGAAGAAGGCGCTGCTGGTGTGCcacctggaggtggaggacgggTATTCGACCCGCGGACAGACCCGCCTGCTCTCGGTACGCAGGGACGGACAAGCCCTAGAAATATCTGGACTGAAGGTACTGCTCACctgaagtacaagtacaaaAGTACCAGCAGCAGATACTTAAAGTATAACAATAAAAGTAATCCTTAAATGAACATGAGATAACCTCTCCCCTCCTGTTTCTCAGCCTCTCGAATCTGATCTCACTCTCACTGGTTGGTTGGAGTTCCTCAGCGTTCATCCTCTCCTGTGACACTGCTCTTTCTCTGTGGTCATCCTCTCATTTGTCACATGACCGTTTTATGTCTGTTTGTAtgtttatacaaaataaaaatctgtttcTAGACCAGAAGGAATTGTCAATCTGTGATTGATGAAAggattatttatgtattttaataGAACGTGAAGCACTCCAAACATGAACCATGTTCTCAggttgaggcttttattttaacacattgTTGAGACATTTGAGACTATATAAGTTATGTAAATACGTCAAGTGGACAAGTGCAGCCAGAAGACAGCAAAATGGTTTGAAAAGCTTCCTGTTAAATGTGGAAACACAAGTTTTTGCATCCAGCttcaatttaaatatttgaaaaggtTTGGGGTGCAGGAGGCGCGTGGACCTCCCTGGAGGGCGGGTTCTGGTTCTGAGGCCTTGGAGGAGTTTGTCCCAGAGGAGCTGGAAGCATGTGACGCTGATGATGATCTGAACACCTCGATGGTGTTGGACACACATCTTCTGGTCCAGCAGAGCGTACAGCACAGATGCTGCTGGTTTCCATCATCACAATAAATCACGTGGTTACAATCCGCTCCGTTGCTGCAGCAACAcagttttcaaagtaaaacgcCTGACCAAAAGTTATTGTAACATATTTGTTTTGCACATTGTTTTTCAATCTGCTTCTTATTGTGTAAatcacactgtatttcatattgTGCGTACTGGCTCCAAATGTAGTATTTGATATTGTGGAAGTAGTGCTAGTTTTGTTACATAGCATTTCACAGTACTTACTACTCGGTGTGTGTAACTGGAGGTACTTGTACAGCTCAGTGTGTATTCCTAGTGGTACTTGTACTACTCGGTGTATGCAACTGGAGGTACTTGTACTGCTCAGTATTATTAGAAGTACTTCCTCGCTCGTCCAGAACGCGGCGGTAccgagttttttttctccagaaaacACAGCAGCCGCCATTTTGCTCCGAGcggaaggaggaagagcaggaggaaaacATTCAACTCTTCCAGCACGAACCCGTCCTTTCTGCCATGGAGGTCCCGGGACCGGACAGCGACTGGAGGAGTCCGCAGTTCCGGCAGAAAGTCGTCGCTCAGATGTGAGACGgttgttttctgtgttgtgttttggggCTAAAATCAGTGTTACTGGTGTCTGGTGAGAAAGCCCGAGGagctaagctaacattagctccaCAGGAAAGCACGTCACCTCAGAGCGCGCTTCAAAAGGGTCCAATTTAAAACGGAACCATCGAAAGCCAGCGGGACCCCGAGCCTACGAACCCGGGTGGGGGGTGTTTACAACGCTGCGCGTCCCCGTTTTAATTCGGCCTGCGTACAATTAAGAAATAAACAGTCGatcatgttttattattagCATTTTAGCTGCTAACTTGAAGTTCATTCAGCGGGTTCAGTTAACTCTTTGCCTCAAACATTAATGTGTTTAACGTTCATAACGTCACAACGGTTTTATAACCTTGCTGCCAAATAATAATTTTGTACACAAAGACTGTTTCTCTGTAGTTCTTATTCACATTACTTCTTTAAAATTGACACGTGACCACCATCTGTGGGCTGATCAGCTTTGATCTGCTGATTATCGGCTATTGATCCTAATGTCCCCCCCAGCGAGGAGGCGATGAGGAAGGCAGGAACTGCACACACTAAGTCGAGCAACGACATGGAAAACCATGTTTATGTCAAAGCCAAATCCAGAGTAAGTATAATACATTGAAATCTATCTGCATGGATGAACATGTGCGTCTCAGATGTGTGAACGTGACGCGTCTCACTCCTTCTTCACAGGAGGAGTATTTGTCTCTGGTGGCGAGGCTCATCATTCACTTTAGAGACATCCGTAAGTGTCCAACGTTTAACTCTAAGGAAGCTTCTTTCATTTCTGTCacatttttctgtctgttttcattttcaaaataaaagtcctgagCCTCAGTAGTCAAACTCAAactttttagtttaaaatacCTGAAATAATCCATTGTTTTGTCAACAATATTACTTAAATATCCTGTGTTTACGCCAGCCAGACCCAATATTAAACTATTGACAATCTTCCATCATCTCCTTTCTGCTGTGTTCATTTCCTGAAGAGAATAGAATGAAcggtttattattttaaacgACATGACCGTGGGAAAGATGCAGCCTGTCTGTGATCAGCTTTGATTAAGGGATGAACAGACACGGTAACACCTTGTGTCTCATTCACAGATAAGAAGACGCACGGAGGTCCAGGTGAGTGGACTCTGGTTCTGGTTCACTTCTTTTCCTCTGCCGGACTCGCCTAACCCCATCTGGTCTGCCTTTTCCGTCAGATCCCATGAACGCCCTGACTAACCTGactggggtcgggggggggcccGGCGTCATGGGGATGGGGCCTCGGCCCTCCACCGCTCCGGTGGTGGGGATGGGTTCCATGGGGCCGATGCAGATCAGCCAGCATCCCATGGCGGGGGTGGCCGGAAACCCGCAAGCTagtgagtgtgtctcctgtgtgtgtgacctgaCCTCTTGACCAGGTTGTgtccttcatctccttctctcccccctgcagtcGGGGCTCCGGGACAGATGCCGATGCAGCAGATGGTGCCGCAGTTCCAACAGTTCCAGCAGCAGAAcagcatgcagcagcagcagcagttccaggtgcagcagcagctgaggatgcagcagcagcaacagcagcagcaacagcagcagcagcaacaacaacaacaacaacaacaacaacagcaacagcagcaacaccacCAGAACCAGcaacttcagcagcagcaccagaacCAGCAGGCAcagaaccagcagcagcagaaccaaGTATGTAGCCTTGCTGCGAGACCCCTCGGGCGGTTGATTAAATCGAGATGTTCAAGGTTAATACTTCAGTTGTACTTTTGTTTTATATAAGAACAAACCAACAAATGGCCCATTTGGGTCGAAATGAAGAGGACAAGCTGTGAGCCGTTGAGGATGGGGTGCAGGGGAAGCAGGTGAAGGCGAGGTTGAACAGGTGGCTTTATAGGGGTTGTTTAAGTGATGACGGGGTGGGAGCTGGACGGATGGGAGGGCCTTCCAGGGGGGGGTGCAGTGGCTGAGAAGGCCCTTTCGCCCCAGCTCCAGCACTTGGTCCTGATGGTCTTCCGGGTGTTGGCATCGGCGGACCTGAGGCAACAGGTCGCAGcatggagggggaggtgggggccaGGTTGCTTAGGGCTTTGTAGGTGAGTAGTAATGATTTGAAGTCTATCCGGTAGCGTTGGACCGGGGGATGTGTTGATGGCGGCGGGGGGGTGTGAGCAGTCGAGTGGCAGACTTCTGCACGTATTGGAGTTGTATTCAGCTGTTGCAGGGGTTGAGTCTGGAGGTCATGAGGGCATGGATGAGAGTTTCTGTAAtgacagaagaggagaaggaggaccgGAGCTTTGCAGTGTTGCTGAGGTGGAAGAAGGCAGTCTTGGTGATGTGGTTGGGGTCGAGCATGGTACCGAGGTGTCCAAGCAGGTTGGAGCGGGTGACGATGGAACCATCAATGTTTAGAGAGAAGGGCTGAGCGGATGAGGGTGGTAGGGCTGATGATCAGTATTTCAGATTTATTGCAGTTGAGTTTGAGAAGGTTCTGTTGCATCCAGGatgtacattacatgtcatttagctgacgcttttatccaaagcgacgtacaataagtgcatttccacatagatacaaactcagaaaacaagtaacaagaaagtacatttttcatcaaataagcagttacaaaacatgttatagaaaagtgctattataagtacaattcaagtgctatcatttgttagtgctacggtttgctagtgttttagtcaaggtagagtctaaaaaggtgtgtcttgagttttcgacggaagatgtagaggctctctgcagtcctgatgtcatcggagagctcattccaccatctgggagcaggacagcaaagagtcgcgatctcgtcgagtgcttttctctcagtgagggaggaacaagccgcttggcagatgcagatcgaagtgtgcgggttgggatgtagggtttcaccatgtcccggatgtagactggtcccgatccattcacagcatggtacgtcagtaccaatgttttgaactggatgcgggcagccactggtaaccaatgaagtgaacggagaagcagtgtggtgtgggagtatttcggaaggttgaagaccagtcgagctgctgcattctggatgagctgcagtggttgtatggcggtacctgggagacccgccagcagagagttgcagtagtcaaggcgggagatgacaagagcatgaatcagtacctgtgccggcttctgagtgagaaggggacgtattctcctgatgttgtagagcgtgtatctacaggatcgtgtcgtcgctgcgatgttggcagtcagggagagttgggagtcaagtgtcacgccgaggttcctggcactctgagtgggcgttaacacagagttgccgaagttaacggtcaggtcctgggtgggcgaggttcttccagggaagaaaagtagttcggtcttgtcgggggttgatcttcaggtgatgagcggacatccactgggagatgtcagtcagacatgcagagatccgtgccgccacctgaatgtccgagtcggggaaggagagaattagttgcgtgtcgtcggcatagctgggataggaaaaaccgtgcgagcgaatgacagagccgagagagttggtgtaaattgagaagaggaggggacccaggacggagccctgaggaactccagttgtaaggggacaaggttccgacactgatcctccccaggttacccggtaggtgcgaccgtcaaggtaggatgagagaagagagagcgcggatcctgtgacaccaagttcctgaagggcggggataaggatctggtggtttactgtgtcgaatgctgcagaaaggtccagtaggatgagcacggaggcgagcgaggcgcctctagcagcgtggagttgttctgtgacagcgaggagagcagtctctgtggaatggcccgccttgaagcctgactggtgggggtctaggaggttgttactatggaggtaggaggagagttggttgaagatggctcgttcaattgttttggacaggaagggaaggagggataccggtctgtagttgtttacttccgaagggttgagggtgggtttcttcagaagtgggttaactcttgcttccttcaaggtgttggggaaacagccagataacaaagcattgttaatgagacatgtgaggaagggaagaagatcaggggcgatcgactgtaggatatgggatgggatgcggtcaagggggcaggtggtgggacgggcagaggttattaAGGTAAGGACTGTAATGTCAGTGAGACAGGCAGTGAGGGTGGAGTCGGTGACTGCGGTGATGGTCTTGGAGGAGAAGT
This window encodes:
- the si:dkey-225f5.4 gene encoding uncharacterized protein si:dkey-225f5.4; the encoded protein is MAEAQAVLRRCDPALLGSLRDSEPCVSEAAGMVPYLTDRRQVQKVLGRQLFVVDSMMSLLEGLQSAQNLVTQPCPTQPGGVARSRWRCLRADSRSVTEETETLLRTLQDKIQQIHSRRHTLTQLIQHLHNKKEQYEQLDESLLKAYNAQQSCDHQLSQLRPELAVALGQVTSWQRIRDELQGYVSAVQDVMQINLLSFNQSELCLELRPRPFPDIVSNEPETLKLSITWSHNDRFTMQVTEGPAGLVEEGLWCRRSELSSTLLEVMQRYLTQFHLLSEIQRLRSSFAIDWHPAQRLLVYLKKALLVCHLEVEDGYSTRGQTRLLSVRRDGQALEISGLKPLESDLTLTGWLEFLSVHPLL